A genomic window from Klebsiella quasipneumoniae subsp. quasipneumoniae includes:
- the ugpA gene encoding sn-glycerol-3-phosphate ABC transporter permease UgpA produces the protein MSSSRPVFRSRWLPYVLVAPQLIITLIFFIWPAGEALWYSLQSVDPFGLSSQFVGLDNFVALFHDPYYLDSFWTTIKFSALVTVSGLLISLFFAALVDYVVRGSRFYQTLMLLPYAVAPAVAAVLWIFLFNPGRGLITHFLGELGYDWNHAQNSGQAMFLVVFASVWKQISYNFLFFFAALQSIPRSLVEAAAIDGAGPIRRFFRLALPLIAPVSFFLLVVNLVYAFFDTFPVIDAATAGGPVQATTTLIYKIYREGFAGLDLSASAAQSVVLMFLVIILTVVQFRYVESKVRYQ, from the coding sequence ATGTCATCATCCCGTCCGGTATTCCGCTCGCGCTGGCTGCCCTATGTCCTGGTCGCGCCGCAGCTGATTATCACGCTGATTTTCTTTATCTGGCCCGCGGGCGAAGCGCTGTGGTATTCGCTGCAGAGCGTCGATCCGTTTGGCCTGTCCAGCCAGTTTGTCGGCCTGGATAACTTCGTGGCGCTGTTCCATGACCCGTACTATCTGGACTCGTTCTGGACCACTATCAAATTCAGCGCCCTGGTGACCGTCAGCGGCCTGCTTATTTCGCTCTTTTTCGCTGCGCTGGTCGACTACGTGGTGCGCGGCAGCCGCTTCTATCAGACCCTGATGCTGCTGCCGTATGCCGTGGCCCCCGCGGTGGCGGCGGTGCTGTGGATCTTCCTCTTTAACCCCGGGCGCGGGCTGATCACCCATTTCCTCGGCGAGCTGGGCTACGACTGGAACCACGCGCAGAACAGCGGCCAGGCGATGTTCCTGGTGGTCTTCGCCTCGGTATGGAAGCAGATAAGTTACAACTTCCTGTTTTTCTTCGCCGCGCTCCAGTCGATCCCGCGTTCGCTGGTTGAGGCTGCCGCTATCGACGGCGCCGGGCCAATCCGCCGCTTCTTCAGGCTGGCGCTGCCGCTGATTGCGCCGGTGAGTTTCTTCCTGCTGGTGGTCAACCTGGTTTACGCCTTCTTCGACACCTTCCCGGTGATCGATGCCGCCACCGCCGGCGGCCCGGTGCAGGCGACCACCACCCTGATTTACAAAATCTATCGCGAAGGTTTCGCCGGGCTCGATCTTTCCGCTTCCGCCGCGCAGTCGGTGGTGCTGATGTTCCTCGTCATTATCCTGACGGTGGTGCAGTTCCGTTACGTTGAAAGTAAGGTGCGTTACCAATGA
- the livK gene encoding high-affinity branched-chain amino acid ABC transporter substrate-binding protein LivK, with the protein MKRNAKTIVAGIVALAMSHAAMAKDIKVAVVGAMSGPVAQWGDMEFNGARQAIKDINASGGIKGDKLVAVEYDDACDPKQAVAVANKIVNDGIQYVIGHLCSSSTQPASDIYEDEGILMISPGATNPELTQRGYQYIMRTAGLDSSQGPTAAKYIVEKVKPQRIAIIHDKQQYGEGLARSVQDNLKKAGANIVFFDGITAGEKDFSALLARLKKENIDFVYYGGYYPEMGQMLRQARSVGLKTVFMGPEGVGNASLSNIAGAAAEGMLVTMPKRYDQDPANSAIVNALKAEKKDPSGPYVWITYAAVQSLAQAMDRTGSQQPLDLIKDLKAHGAKTVIGPLTWDEKGDLKGFEFGVFQWHADGSSSAAK; encoded by the coding sequence ATGAAAAGGAACGCGAAAACCATCGTCGCGGGCATTGTCGCATTAGCGATGTCGCACGCGGCGATGGCCAAGGATATTAAGGTCGCCGTGGTCGGCGCGATGTCGGGTCCGGTGGCCCAGTGGGGCGACATGGAGTTCAACGGCGCGCGTCAGGCGATTAAAGACATCAACGCCAGCGGCGGTATTAAGGGCGACAAGCTGGTGGCCGTCGAATATGACGACGCCTGCGATCCGAAGCAAGCGGTCGCGGTGGCCAACAAAATCGTCAACGACGGTATTCAGTACGTTATCGGCCACCTGTGCTCCTCTTCCACCCAGCCGGCTTCCGATATCTATGAGGATGAAGGCATCCTGATGATCTCCCCGGGAGCGACCAACCCGGAGCTGACCCAGCGCGGCTATCAGTACATCATGCGTACCGCCGGCCTCGACTCCTCGCAGGGGCCGACCGCGGCGAAATATATCGTCGAGAAAGTCAAACCGCAGCGTATCGCCATCATTCATGACAAGCAGCAGTACGGCGAAGGGCTGGCGCGTTCGGTGCAGGACAACCTGAAAAAAGCCGGGGCCAACATCGTCTTCTTTGACGGCATCACCGCGGGCGAGAAAGATTTCTCCGCGCTGCTGGCGCGCCTGAAGAAAGAGAACATCGACTTCGTCTACTACGGCGGTTACTACCCGGAAATGGGCCAAATGCTGCGCCAGGCGCGCTCCGTGGGGCTGAAAACCGTGTTTATGGGGCCGGAAGGGGTCGGCAACGCCTCGCTGTCCAATATCGCGGGCGCCGCGGCGGAAGGGATGCTGGTGACGATGCCAAAACGCTACGATCAGGACCCTGCCAACAGCGCCATCGTCAACGCGCTGAAAGCGGAGAAGAAAGATCCGAGCGGGCCGTATGTCTGGATCACTTACGCCGCGGTTCAGTCGCTGGCGCAGGCGATGGACAGAACCGGCAGCCAGCAGCCGCTGGATTTAATCAAAGATTTGAAAGCGCACGGTGCGAAAACCGTGATTGGGCCGCTGACCTGGGATGAAAAAGGCGATCTGAAGGGATTTGAGTTTGGTGTCTTCCAGTGGCACGCCGACGGCTCTTCGAGCGCGGCGAAATAA
- the livG gene encoding high-affinity branched-chain amino acid ABC transporter ATP-binding protein LivG — translation MSQPLLSVSGLMMRFGGLLAVNNVSLELKEREIVSLIGPNGAGKTTVFNCLTGFYKPTGGTILLRDQHLEGLPGQQIARMGVVRTFQHVRLFREMTVIENLLVAQHQQLKTGLFSGLLKTPAFRRAQSEALDRAATWLERIGLLEHANRQASNLAYGDQRRLEIARCMVTQPEILMLDEPAAGLNPKETKELDELIAELRNHHNTTILLIEHDMKLVMGISDRIYVVNQGTPLANGTPEEIRNNPDVIRAYLGEA, via the coding sequence ATGAGTCAGCCATTATTATCCGTCAGCGGCCTGATGATGCGTTTCGGCGGTCTGCTGGCCGTCAACAATGTGTCGCTGGAGCTCAAAGAGCGCGAGATCGTCTCGCTGATCGGCCCCAACGGCGCCGGGAAGACCACCGTCTTTAACTGCCTGACCGGTTTTTACAAGCCCACCGGCGGCACCATTCTGCTGCGCGACCAGCATCTGGAAGGGCTGCCGGGCCAGCAGATTGCCCGGATGGGCGTGGTGCGGACCTTCCAGCACGTGCGCCTGTTCCGCGAAATGACGGTCATTGAAAACCTGCTGGTGGCGCAACATCAGCAGCTGAAAACCGGGCTCTTCTCCGGCCTGCTGAAAACGCCGGCCTTCCGTCGGGCGCAGAGCGAAGCGCTGGACCGCGCGGCCACCTGGCTTGAGCGTATCGGCCTGCTGGAGCACGCTAACCGGCAGGCCAGCAACCTGGCCTATGGCGACCAGCGCCGGCTGGAGATTGCCCGCTGCATGGTCACCCAGCCGGAAATTCTGATGCTCGATGAACCGGCGGCGGGGCTGAACCCGAAAGAGACCAAAGAGCTGGACGAGCTTATCGCCGAGCTGCGTAACCATCACAACACCACCATCCTGCTTATCGAACACGATATGAAGCTGGTGATGGGCATTTCCGATCGCATCTACGTCGTGAACCAGGGGACACCGCTGGCCAACGGGACGCCGGAAGAGATTCGTAATAACCCGGACGTGATCCGCGCATACCTTGGTGAGGCATAA
- the ugpB gene encoding sn-glycerol-3-phosphate ABC transporter substrate-binding protein UgpB, with protein MISLRHTALGLALSLAFAGQALAVTTIPFWHSMEGELGKEVDSLAQRFNAANPDYKIVPVYKGNYEQSLSAGIAAFRTGNAPAILQVYEVGTATMMASKAIKPVYQVFSEAGITFDESQFVPTVAGYYTDSKTGHLLSQPFNSSTPVLYYNKDAFKKAGLDPEQPPKTWQDLAAYTAKLKAAGMKCGYASGWQGWIQIENFSAWHGLPVATKNNGFDGTDAVLEFNKPEQVKHIALLEEMNKKGDFSYFGRKDESTEKFYNGDCAITTASSGSLADIRQYAKFNYGVGMMPYDADVKGAPQNAIIGGASLWVMQGKDKETYTGVAKFLDFLTKPENAAEWHQKTGYLPITTAAYDLTRQQGFYDKNPGADIATRQMLNKPPLPFTKGLRLGNMPQIRTIVDEELESVWTGKKTPQQALDSAVQRGNQLLRRFEQATKS; from the coding sequence ATGATATCGTTACGACATACAGCTTTAGGACTGGCGCTGAGCCTGGCTTTTGCCGGTCAGGCCCTGGCGGTTACCACCATCCCGTTCTGGCACTCAATGGAAGGCGAACTGGGTAAAGAAGTGGATTCTCTGGCGCAACGCTTTAACGCGGCCAATCCTGATTACAAAATCGTTCCGGTATACAAGGGCAACTATGAACAGAGCCTGAGCGCCGGTATCGCCGCCTTCCGTACCGGCAACGCGCCGGCGATCCTGCAGGTGTATGAAGTGGGTACCGCCACCATGATGGCGTCAAAAGCCATTAAGCCGGTCTACCAGGTGTTCAGCGAGGCGGGCATCACGTTTGATGAATCGCAGTTTGTGCCGACGGTCGCCGGGTATTACACCGATTCGAAAACCGGCCATCTGCTCTCCCAGCCGTTTAACAGCTCCACGCCGGTGCTGTACTACAACAAAGACGCCTTCAAAAAAGCCGGTTTAGATCCAGAGCAGCCGCCGAAGACCTGGCAGGATCTGGCGGCCTACACCGCGAAGCTGAAAGCCGCCGGGATGAAGTGCGGCTACGCCAGCGGCTGGCAGGGCTGGATCCAGATTGAGAACTTCAGCGCCTGGCACGGTCTGCCGGTGGCGACGAAAAACAATGGCTTTGACGGCACCGACGCGGTTCTTGAGTTCAACAAGCCGGAGCAGGTGAAGCATATCGCGCTGCTCGAAGAGATGAACAAGAAGGGCGATTTCAGCTACTTCGGGCGTAAAGACGAGTCCACCGAAAAGTTCTATAACGGCGACTGCGCCATTACCACTGCCTCGTCCGGCTCGCTGGCCGATATCCGCCAGTACGCCAAATTTAACTACGGCGTCGGCATGATGCCTTACGATGCCGACGTGAAAGGCGCGCCGCAGAACGCCATCATCGGCGGGGCCAGCCTGTGGGTGATGCAGGGTAAAGACAAAGAGACCTACACCGGCGTGGCGAAGTTCCTCGACTTCCTGACCAAACCGGAAAATGCCGCTGAATGGCACCAGAAAACCGGCTATCTGCCGATCACCACCGCGGCCTACGATCTGACCCGCCAGCAGGGCTTCTATGATAAGAACCCGGGCGCCGATATCGCCACGCGCCAGATGCTGAACAAGCCGCCGTTGCCGTTCACCAAAGGCCTGCGTCTGGGCAACATGCCGCAAATCCGCACCATCGTCGATGAAGAGCTGGAGAGCGTGTGGACCGGCAAGAAAACCCCGCAACAGGCGCTGGATTCCGCCGTTCAGCGTGGGAATCAGCTGCTGCGCCGCTTCGAACAAGCGACCAAATCGTAA
- the livM gene encoding branched chain amino acid ABC transporter permease LivM, with protein MKPMQIAMALLSAAMFFILAGVFMGVQLELNGTKLVVDTAADIRWQWIFIGTAVVFFFQLLRPLFQKAVKNVSGPKFIMPAIDGSTVKQKLFLIALLVIAVAWPFMVSRGTVDIATLTMIYIILGLGLNVVVGLSGLLVLGYGGFYAIGAYTFALLNHYYGLGFWTCLPLAGLVSAAAGFLLGFPVLRLRGDYLAIVTLGFGEIVRILLLNNTEITGGPNGISQIPKPTFFGLEFSRSAREGGWDTYSNFFGVKYDPSDRVIFLYLVALLLVVLSLFVINRLLRMPLGRAWEALREDEIACRSLGLSPTRIKLTAFTISAAFAGFAGTLFAARQGFVSPESFTFAESAFVLAIVVLGGMGSQFAVILAAILLVVSRELMRDFNEYSMLMLGGLMVLMMIWRPQGLLPMTRVQLKLKNGQAKGEQA; from the coding sequence ATGAAACCGATGCAAATTGCAATGGCGCTGCTCTCTGCTGCGATGTTCTTCATTCTGGCGGGCGTCTTTATGGGCGTGCAGCTGGAGCTGAACGGCACCAAACTGGTGGTGGATACCGCCGCCGATATTCGCTGGCAGTGGATCTTCATCGGCACCGCGGTGGTCTTTTTCTTCCAGCTGCTGCGGCCGCTGTTTCAGAAAGCGGTTAAGAACGTCTCCGGGCCGAAGTTTATTATGCCGGCGATTGACGGCTCGACGGTGAAGCAGAAGTTGTTCCTGATAGCCCTGCTGGTGATTGCCGTGGCCTGGCCGTTTATGGTGTCGCGCGGTACGGTGGATATCGCCACCCTGACGATGATCTATATCATTCTCGGCCTTGGGCTGAACGTGGTGGTCGGCCTTTCCGGCCTGCTGGTCCTGGGCTACGGCGGGTTCTACGCCATCGGCGCGTATACCTTCGCGCTGCTGAACCACTATTACGGTCTCGGCTTCTGGACCTGTCTGCCGCTGGCCGGCCTGGTCTCCGCGGCGGCTGGCTTCCTGCTTGGCTTCCCGGTGCTGCGTCTGCGCGGCGACTACCTGGCGATCGTGACCTTAGGCTTCGGCGAGATCGTGCGTATTCTGCTGCTCAACAATACCGAAATCACCGGCGGGCCAAACGGCATCAGCCAGATCCCGAAACCGACCTTCTTTGGCCTCGAATTCAGCCGCAGCGCCCGCGAAGGCGGCTGGGATACCTACAGCAACTTCTTCGGCGTCAAATACGATCCCTCCGACCGGGTCATTTTCCTCTATCTGGTGGCGCTGCTGCTGGTGGTGCTGAGCCTGTTCGTTATCAACCGCCTGCTGCGGATGCCGCTGGGGCGGGCGTGGGAAGCGCTGCGTGAAGATGAGATCGCCTGTCGTTCGCTGGGCCTGAGCCCGACGCGCATCAAGCTGACCGCCTTTACCATCAGCGCCGCGTTTGCCGGCTTCGCCGGGACGCTGTTCGCCGCGCGCCAGGGCTTCGTCAGCCCGGAATCCTTTACCTTCGCCGAGTCCGCCTTTGTACTGGCGATCGTCGTGCTGGGCGGGATGGGCTCGCAGTTTGCGGTGATCCTGGCGGCTATTCTGCTGGTGGTGTCGCGTGAGCTGATGCGTGACTTTAACGAATACAGCATGTTAATGCTCGGCGGTCTGATGGTGCTGATGATGATCTGGCGTCCGCAGGGGCTTCTGCCAATGACGCGCGTGCAGTTGAAGCTGAAAAACGGTCAGGCGAAAGGAGAGCAGGCATGA
- the ugpE gene encoding sn-glycerol-3-phosphate ABC transporter permease UgpE: protein MIENRRGLTIFSHTMLILGIAVILFPLYVAFVAATLDNQSVFETPMTLIPGGHLLENMKTIWVNGVGVNSAPFWLMMLNSFIMAFAITVGKIVVSMLSAFAIVWFRFPLRNLFFWMIFITLMLPVEVRIFPTVEVIANLNMLDSYAGLTLPLMASATATFLFRQFFMTLPDELIEAARIDGASPMRFFRDIVLPLSKTNLAALFVITFIYGWNQYLWPLLIIQDVNLGTAVAGIKGMIATGEGTTQWNQVMAAMLLTLIPPVVIVLAMQRAFVRGLVDSEK, encoded by the coding sequence ATGATTGAGAACCGTCGCGGGCTGACGATTTTCAGCCACACCATGCTGATTCTGGGCATCGCCGTCATTTTATTCCCGCTGTACGTCGCCTTCGTGGCGGCGACGCTGGATAACCAATCGGTGTTCGAAACGCCGATGACGCTGATCCCCGGCGGACATCTGCTGGAGAACATGAAGACCATCTGGGTGAACGGCGTTGGCGTCAACAGCGCGCCGTTCTGGCTGATGATGCTCAACAGCTTCATCATGGCGTTCGCCATTACGGTGGGCAAAATCGTCGTGTCGATGCTGTCGGCGTTCGCCATCGTCTGGTTCCGCTTTCCGCTGCGTAACCTGTTCTTCTGGATGATTTTTATCACGCTAATGCTGCCGGTCGAGGTGCGTATTTTCCCGACGGTGGAAGTGATCGCCAATCTCAACATGCTCGACAGCTACGCCGGGCTTACGCTGCCGCTAATGGCCTCAGCCACCGCCACCTTCCTGTTCCGCCAGTTCTTTATGACCCTGCCGGACGAGCTGATTGAAGCGGCGCGTATCGATGGCGCTTCGCCGATGCGCTTCTTTCGCGACATCGTGCTGCCGCTGTCGAAAACCAACCTCGCGGCGCTGTTCGTCATCACTTTTATCTACGGCTGGAACCAGTATCTGTGGCCGTTGCTGATTATTCAGGATGTGAATCTTGGCACCGCCGTCGCCGGCATCAAAGGCATGATCGCCACCGGCGAAGGTACTACCCAGTGGAATCAGGTGATGGCGGCGATGCTGCTGACCCTGATCCCGCCGGTTGTCATCGTTTTAGCCATGCAGCGCGCATTTGTGCGTGGCCTGGTCGATAGTGAGAAATAA
- the livF gene encoding high-affinity branched-chain amino acid ABC transporter ATP-binding protein LivF produces MENAMLTFDNVSAHYGKIQALHNVSLHIKQGEIVTLIGANGAGKTTLLGTLCGDPRASSGRIVFDGKDITDWQTAKIMREAVAIVPEGRRVFSRMTVEENLAMGGFFADRDQFQTRIKWVYELFPRLHERRIQRAGTMSGGEQQMLAIGRALMSQPRLLLLDEPSLGLAPIIIQQIFDTIEQLREQGMTIFLVEQNANQALKLADRGYVLENGHVVLEDTGDALLANEAVRSAYLGG; encoded by the coding sequence ATGGAAAACGCGATGTTAACTTTTGACAACGTCAGCGCCCACTACGGCAAGATTCAGGCGCTGCACAACGTCAGCCTGCATATCAAACAGGGCGAGATCGTCACGCTTATCGGCGCCAACGGCGCGGGGAAAACCACCCTGCTCGGCACGCTGTGCGGCGATCCGCGCGCCTCCAGCGGGCGTATTGTCTTTGACGGTAAGGATATTACCGACTGGCAGACGGCGAAGATCATGCGCGAGGCGGTGGCGATCGTCCCGGAAGGGCGGCGCGTCTTTTCGCGAATGACGGTGGAAGAGAACCTGGCGATGGGCGGTTTTTTTGCCGACCGCGATCAGTTCCAGACCCGCATCAAATGGGTGTATGAGCTGTTTCCGCGTCTGCACGAGCGCCGTATCCAGCGCGCCGGCACCATGTCCGGCGGCGAACAGCAGATGCTGGCCATCGGCCGCGCCCTGATGAGCCAGCCGCGTCTGCTGCTGCTGGATGAACCGTCGCTGGGGCTGGCGCCGATCATCATTCAGCAGATCTTCGATACCATCGAGCAGCTGCGCGAGCAGGGGATGACTATCTTCCTGGTTGAGCAGAACGCCAACCAGGCGCTGAAGCTGGCCGATCGCGGCTACGTGCTGGAGAACGGCCACGTGGTGCTGGAGGATACCGGCGACGCGCTGCTGGCCAACGAGGCGGTGCGCAGCGCCTATCTCGGCGGTTAA
- the livH gene encoding high-affinity branched-chain amino acid ABC transporter permease LivH translates to MSEQFLYFLQQMFNGVTLGSTYALIAIGYTMVYGIIGMINFAHGEVYMIGSYVSFMIIAALMMMGIDTSWLLVAAGFVGAIVIASAYGWSIERVAYRPVRNSKRLIALISAIGMSIFLQNYVSLTQGSRDVALPSLFNGQWVVGHSDSFSATITTMQLVIWVVTFIAMLALTLFIRYSRMGRACRACAEDLKMASLLGINTDRVIALTFVIGAAMAAVAGVLLGQFYGVINPYIGFMAGMKAFTAAVLGGIGSIPGAMIGGLILGIAEALSSAYLSTEYKDVVSFALLILVLLVMPTGILGRPEVEKV, encoded by the coding sequence ATGTCCGAGCAGTTTCTCTATTTTCTGCAGCAGATGTTTAACGGCGTCACGCTGGGCAGTACCTACGCGCTGATCGCCATCGGCTATACGATGGTGTACGGCATTATCGGCATGATCAACTTCGCCCATGGCGAGGTCTACATGATTGGCAGCTATGTCTCCTTCATGATCATCGCCGCGCTGATGATGATGGGTATCGACACCAGCTGGCTGCTGGTCGCCGCCGGCTTCGTGGGCGCCATTGTGATTGCCAGCGCCTACGGCTGGAGCATTGAGCGCGTGGCCTATCGGCCGGTGCGTAATTCCAAGCGTCTGATTGCGCTGATCTCCGCTATCGGGATGTCTATCTTCCTGCAGAACTACGTCAGCCTGACCCAGGGCTCCCGCGACGTGGCGCTGCCGAGCCTGTTTAACGGCCAGTGGGTCGTCGGCCACAGCGACAGCTTCTCCGCGACGATCACCACCATGCAGCTGGTGATCTGGGTGGTGACCTTTATCGCCATGCTGGCCCTGACGCTGTTCATTCGCTACTCGCGGATGGGGCGCGCCTGCCGCGCCTGTGCCGAAGACCTGAAAATGGCGAGCCTGCTTGGCATTAACACCGATCGCGTCATTGCCCTGACCTTTGTCATCGGCGCAGCGATGGCGGCGGTGGCGGGCGTGCTGCTGGGTCAGTTCTACGGCGTGATTAACCCCTACATCGGCTTTATGGCCGGGATGAAGGCCTTCACCGCCGCCGTGCTCGGCGGTATCGGCAGTATCCCCGGCGCGATGATCGGCGGCCTGATCCTGGGTATTGCCGAGGCGCTCTCTTCTGCCTATCTCAGCACCGAATATAAGGATGTGGTTTCCTTTGCGCTGCTGATTCTGGTGCTGTTAGTGATGCCGACCGGCATTCTGGGCCGCCCGGAGGTGGAAAAAGTATGA